The Miscanthus floridulus cultivar M001 chromosome 6, ASM1932011v1, whole genome shotgun sequence genomic interval AAGCTGAGGGAAGCTGCGTTTCAAATGCTTTGCGAGCTAAAAGTTTTGATTCAGAGGCGTGCTTCCAGGAGCATGCCAAAAGGTGGAGCTGTCGATGAAGTGACTCGGTATGTCATGAATTACATCAGGTCATTGTTGCATCACCATATCTCTGTCAGTGCTATCCTTGCTCAAATCGATGGTAAGGACACGAGCATGGACTCGATGGACCATATTGTGCAAAATCTGATTACCTGCTTAGAATCCATGCTCCTCAGAGCAGCTCAGGCCTATGACTCTGGAGATTTACAGTGCTTCTTCCTGATGAACAATCTTCATTTCATTGACAAACAAATGGAGAGTTTGCAGCTGAGTGAGCTATGAGGGCACTCATGGGTATATATGGAGACATATGTGGACTTGTCATGGGGACCTGTGGTTTCATGCCTAAGCACAAGGACAGGCATGCTTGGCTGTTGCTTCAGCCATTCTTCCAACAGTGCCAAGTTTTGCTGCCAGTTCGACACAACTTACTTTAACCAGAAGCACTGGAGAGGTGATGAGGCGAGCGGTGTGCAAAAGGGTTATCACAGCTTATCAGGTGCACTTTGAGAGATCCAGGAAGGTTCGGTGACAGCATGAGTGGCACACTCCTGAGGTGCTGGAGGCGCAGTTGATGGAGATTCTTGAAGGGTGCACCGGGTAGGAGCAGTAAACAGGTTACAAAGCATCTTTCCAGCACCTGTGATGTTAGAAACACTTTCTGTATGTTCTTCGCTTCCCATTTTGGCTCTTAAATGGCCTCTGCATGTAAATGAATACAATGATGCATCATGTAAGGACtaatttatatatgaaaggtaTATGATCAGTTTATAAATGAAAGGTATATGATCTTTTGAGAATATGTTTAAAAGCCAAAACTTGGGTACTCCCAGCAAAAACATCTTAGTTTTTCATACTTTTGCAAATGCAAGAGCCTTGAACTCTCATTGTGTGTATAGAGTTCCAGTGAGAACACTCCCCTGTCGTCCCATTTGTTGGGAACAAAGAGTTACATTTATTTGGAACGAAAAAGAGTTACATTTACAGCACCCAACATTCAGTGCTTGAACAGAAAACTGAACTCTCGTCACTGTTATTGCTATTATATGTTTTCATGCATCAACTACTCTCTCAGTCCCAAAAAGAACATAATTCTCGTTTTTCAATGAGTCAAACAATTTTAAGTTatccaaatttatataaaaaagtaacTAACATTTATATACCGAATAAATATTATTCGATCAATCATAGAatttatttttatagtaaatctatctagagatataaatgttgatatcattttttttttcataaaGTTTGACTTGGTTCAAACATGTAATTATTGTAATCTTTTTGGGACACAGAGAGTACCTTTTTTGCAATAAAATCAGCCACATCAATTAACAAGTAAAATGGCAAGACACTGTTTCCCCTTCTAGAGAGTGGTCATGTAGATGCACGCGAAATCAGTAAGATAGGGTAAAGAGAAATTCACCGTGAAACTGTAATTTCCAGGAATCCAGTGTACCTTACAAAGCCGAATGCTTCATCAGGAATTCAGGACGTGGCCTGCAACCCTGCTTGAACGCGTACGCGCACTCGGGCACTCGGCCACTCAGGTGCGAGAGTGCGGCGGCGAGCACGCCGAGAACGCCAGCAGCCCGCTCCGTCGCCTCCAAGAGTAGCGTGCGCACGGTCACGCGCGCGGACATCGAAGGGAAAGGAACGGCGCGGCACAAGCCCCGCCACACGGCCAGGCCTCTCGCCCTCGTATGCGCTGGCAGCAGTCCGTGCCTCCGTGGTCAAGCGGCGGTGCCGACTAGCGACGGGACCCTCAGCGGCGAGCAGCCGCAGCCGGATTCGGGACCGGAGGCGGTTTGAGGTTTCCCTCCCCTGGCGGGCCATCCACACTTGGCCTGCGGATTCATTCGGCCCGCCTACTAACTGGATCGGAATCGGCCCGATCTATCTCCTAGTTGGATCGAGATTACTCTCCACAAGCCGTCCGGCCCACGGGGCCACGATTGGAATGGCCGTCCTCCCAGTTCCGTCGCCGGAGACGGAGAGCGGCGTCGTCCTCTTCTGGCCGTCCCACTCCGTCGTGCTTGCCGGCGTGCCCCCACGCCGAAGGCCACAGCCCGCAGCTAATGGGCTCCATCACTCTACTAGGGTTCTCGTAGCCGCCCCCGCTCCGCCTCCTCGTGCTGCCAGGCGCATCGCATCAACTAAGAGGAGATTCCAACGAAGTCCAGTCCACTAGCTCGGACTGCACTTCTCCATCTGCCGTTGCGTTCATCAGGTATCCATAGTGTTTTTTTTAAGAAGTATCCATAGTTAGTTAATTGGATGCAGTTGTGTTGTGCACTTCTCCATCTGTTAGAGCATCGCCATTACTACTATGGATGCAGTTGTTTTGTTCATTACGGTTTTCGTCTGGTACAGATGTATTTCTTCACCCCTCAAACAATTCATTGAGTTTGCTCTTCAGGTCCGGCTCCAAATCCTTGAGATCGCTTCTCTCCGAGTCTTCCAGGCCTTCCCAGTACGTGCGATATGCTTGGACAACATACTCTATGACGTGTATGCGAAGCTCGATGCGAAGAACCGGGCTAGGCACCTTCCATTGCATCTAGGATTTCCAGGTTTTGTTCAGAGCCGATTCAAAACTCTTGAGGGGACTGGGAGTGGAGTAGAAGATCTTGAGGAAGTTGTTCATGCGCCTTTTGGGAGGTGAAGTGCTTGTTGCAGTCTCCAAATGATGCACAACCTGTTTCCATGATGAGGACAGGTAATCCGTCTTGTACTGTTTGATGTGGTAGCAGCGCTTTTTGATCCACTCGGCTCCTACCATCAGGCGTACATCCGATTCTTCGACTTCTTGCAGTATGAAATGCGCATTGTTCATCAGAAAGAGAGACTGTAGTCCTGGTTCAGATGCATAGATGCTAGATTTTTCCTTGAGAACTGATTCCAGGTCAGCAATGAGCCCAGTCGCTAGACGACCTGTCATATTCACGCCTTCGATGGTCAACGGACCATTAGCCTGGCTTCTGCATAGAATCATATCAAGTGATCCAATGTGATTTACCAGTAATCTGATGTATTTCATGAGGTATCCAGTTATCGTGAGAATGCTGCCTTCCATTGGTACCTTCTTCGGGCTGTAAGTCTGAACCAACACCTTCAGCTCACGAATTATTTCCAGTGAAGAGTCCTTCAGTGCTGCAAAAACCCCCTCTGTCTCTTTCTTCACAAATTCTTCACCAAACACTCTTGAAAGAGTAGGGAAGGCATCATACAGTGCTATGTGCATGTACAATACATAGAAGACCTTATCAGGTGATTTCTTCACCTTAGCAACTTGGGAGGCAAGATTGAGCAGCAGACGAACCGGCTCCTTAGCTGCCTCTGAAACATTGTTGGTTGTGAAACATACTGCAAGCACGTCTATTCTGCTtaagtagctgcagctgcaatgTGTTGAGAACCTTTGCAGTACGATTTTGCTTGGGCTGCATAAGGGCTGCGTTGAGGACTCTGACAATATATTCTAGTGCTGCAGGCCAGCTCTTAATTATCCTCCACTGTTCCCCTTCTAAACCCTTGCAGTCTACTCCGAGAACTGAGTCGGTACCTCCAGCAAACCGACACCTTGTCAAGACCTCGATGCACTTGGTGTGAAATGCCTGGTGCAGTTCTTGTGATTGGTCAGCCAGATTCGGGTGGCTAGCTGCTACCTCCTTGAAAGCACCAATTGACACATGTCCAAAGATGTCACTGAACCTGGTATCATCAAATACGGAGGCAGTGTTCTCCAGAGCAGTGTCATCTAGCCTTGTGATATCAAGTCCACTGCCTGTGCTACATGAGTCCCTGAAGAATGAAGACAAGATACTGCTGGTGTAGGTGCTGCCACTTGAGAGATGGTGGAAGCTTCCGAAAGAAGGTAAGTCGTATGTTCCAATCATATAGGCACTGTCATCCTCATCTCTGTGTTTGCACACAAAAACTATTTGAGAGACATTATTTGCGTGATTTTTTAAGATCCCCAAACATAGATAAACAACTAATATTTAGACAATTTGCTATtttaacaaaactaaaattattacCTACTAGAAATGAGGTTTCCGTTCTGTAGAAATAAAATGTTGCATGATGGATCAGCTTGTCTCTCCAAAGTTGTTGATAGTTTGCTCTTCAAACCATTTATTCTGCCTCATACATTTTAAATCACATGACATATCCAAAGAAAAGGGTATACACACTATAACATGCTACTTGTGTTGTTTTTCACTTTATGTTTGGACATTGACATTGTCGTTTCTAACATGTCTGTGGCCATTATTTTTTCTTAGCACTGGATATTAGCTCAACTAGTCGGTTGGGAGGTGTGGTCATGCACCGAACCACCTTAGGTTTGAGTCCTCTTCAAGTCGAATTTGGGTGCCTATCCTCTTCTTAATGATAACTGCTTATGTCCTATGTTGGTCACGTTTTATAATCATTGATTGAAGTATCTTTCATGACAATATACTAGTACCATCGTTATATGACAAACCTTAACAATTTTGCATGGAATTGGGGTCAAATTTTTGTAAAATTTGAAACGTGAGGGAGCATATGACAGAAATAGTTGTGATCAACATACCTATTTCTTACTGATCCCATGACGAGGATGGTAATCTGGTGCTGTTCAATGAGATCCAACAGCCCGGCTGCAACATCATCATTCTCAGCTATGAGTTTCTCTGCCTGAACCTGTATGAAAACTAGAATATTAATACCTGCCCCAGCAATACCACTAAAGGCTCATCATTCCGGATCCAGAATTATTAACCTTCTCATGTGTGCAGATCTTGATGTACATCTCTAAGTAAGTGTCAATATTTTCCCTCTCTTGTGTTCTGTATGCACTCACAACCTGTTCGCTGAGCATGCTTACAGGCATCAAAGCTCCAACTGAGATAAAAAAAAACAGCTAAATAAGAACAGGAAGGAGCCAATCACAGCCTTAGCGGCTAGTAGTAACACTTGACTGCCTGTTCTTTGGTGTTTTCAGGACATGGCTTACATCTTGTGGGGATCCTGGTGGCCTGGCGGTAGACATGGACAAGAACCAGCGTGAAGTTCCGTGGGACGTTGCGCAGTGCCCAGCGAAGGGAGAGCAAGCACTGCTGGACATCGCCCCCCATCGCCAGGTGAACCTTGTTCTTGTTGTCGTCTGCCACGGGCGTTTGCATCTGGGGCAGCGCCTGCTCCTGCTCTGCTTCCATGGTGGTGGATGGATGGATGGCCACCTGACCAGCGTGCTTCTGTTCTTGTCTTCCAATGATGACAGGCAAGGCAAAGGAGACCAGCTCTGGTCTGCCGATCTTGTTAGCTGCCATTGATTTTTGGGAAGCAGGGAAGGAACGCCCTGTTCGGCTTGTATGAAACGGCTGGCTGGGCTGGTTTTCAGCCGGCTGATCAGCCTAGCCGTTCGGCGGCCCAGTCCAGCCGAACGGCTGACCTAGAAGCCTACTGCCCGCGCCGTGTTCAGCTCCCCTCCCTCAGTCCCTTACCCGTCGCGCGGCAAAGGTctgtgtgacagaaccgcccaatttatacaagatcaagtacggttgtccccgctaacacgttgacacacccatactttcactcatataaacccggtagtccgctgagtgtcccgaaagacctcggtaaatcaacatcacaaccaagatcgcgtgattaagcaaatacacatcacatacacagggttgcagcggaaataatattacaaatgggttcacaaataaaagtaccagtttgggtttcaaaaccgcttagtgaaaacaatatagctttcaaatgattacattaatataagttccaaatatattgctagcataagtgacatcatccgacaaaagcatatagatgagaagtaagtatagaatcaccgagcccaccggcggttagccaccatcttcaacaggtcgagaacatcacctgcaacaaggtgggataaaccctgagtactcgaatgtactcagccagacttacccgtcttaaacaaaaataaagcgacaccaaggattatgcatggctttctttagtgggctagcttacttgtttgcgaaaagcataagctataatgaagaaaccattttaagtactttgcatcatctttattatgacctatccatctaggtaagcatctgtactatagcaatcacttgattaaccaataacatccagttaccaatttagatttagcatatcccataccatccagataaccatcattgttccataataattactacgatgccgtaactcgagtcaagtgctcactatccaggagcgatggcgattcgaatcgatttctaaccagctggtgatttattccttacacaaacctcactcacccgctaaagtgagatattgatcaccgagtcaactatccaggaatctcgagtttgccaggaaccacatgtacccgggggccgaccgactgcactttggtcttatcatctcgctcccgtgtcctaccacacctgctccggcacagtgcgctgcgggcaatctactcggcccgaataatctcacagcttcgcggtcggaaggtactttatccggccagctaaatgtaaggcatgcattcaacatgactcgagggccaacaacggtcggtccttaatcgacaccgacggaaactaacagcaccccagaaccctgtctggttgcctccaacttttccgtccggtctccaattatccatcacacatggttaattctaggatattattcttttcatagctaaattcttccagtaaccacctataaatgtagatgaccggatatcaccgatcgctaccggtctaagcaaggttaagcagttattcgatcccgacctaatagggtaataaggtaataaggtaataaggtaaGCAAGGATAAtactaaatgcatcaacggtttcaatcaactcctacaacttaacgcaacaatatataactcatatatagaaagaattgcttttataaagtaggagacttagaatgctccggggcttgcctgggatccgacacaagtcagttcagttagcttgcaccatcctggtgatatCACAAGTCCTAACACTTGCTTAGCCCTTCtaccttcgggatagatccatcaaacactgtcttcgggtttggctccaacatcacgtccttcacgtggttcatctagcgtacctagatgagatgcaatatgcaagtgcataaatatgaagaatagtaccatgagacacatcacaaattagcaagcaagacaagcatagtttacactaacacacttaagtactttgcgatgcttaacttaaacatcacacaatctatcatgctaagatggcaaagaagacgacaacatcaagcatgacacaagtttcccaagatctcaagtgctctaactcagtcatcattcaaggcatacgtcacgCTTAAtaatatacaagcaagcactataattggaatctgccaatttctggacatgcaaacagcagctacaagatttagctataactggagttacacaaatccaaatgacttacaagaagacattatggaaagcttatgaaattttctacaattcatctttaatcatcttagcatgattctcaagttaactaagtcaaatatatccatttacagaaactggtccacaattgacagaaagcagccatttctgaaacccaactttaaacagctgtaactcttaaactacttggccaaataacaccaaattttaatagaagctagatacatgaattatctacaacttttgtataaacaagtttcacaacaaagcacattatcatgaagaactttgctaagttcccagatctgtccataaaccatatcggcaagaaaataattattaacttatgttgcaaatacataattgggcaaaaccaactttaccaacatttcacacatgactaaagaacaccagaaaacttAGTTtctatgaccaaataaattcttttactgcatttcttaatttattttagataacaaggtgacttaatgaacatatatcaaaagtgcacaataacttctacaaaaattacagtggctcatatatactctcaatagtctaatgtacaaattttactccatttgaatatgtatagcaacctctatgaaaaagataagttgctaaagcaagaaatcatgtgagagtgagataaaccaataactcactcatacttcacccaatactcatgaaatttttaccacacatcaactatcacatgagtagcatgccacaaaaatttcacttcatttggagccctagatctacagttatgaaaaataacaaattcaactagcattacaaccttactgcacaaatctatttttaccgcaaaatatttaaactaaaacatgccatattatagatccactgcatagacaatttcacaaggattccaaaaagtcctcatttactattttacgaattttctacgatttactatgaatttccaaagttcctgcaaaataattacaaaccagtccttatggcactattcacatgagtcacaggttATGCACTTAGGCCCTCCCCTTTACTCGAATTCTTGCGCGACGTCCCTGGTTGGAAACCAGAGCAGAGGATGGCCGGGAACGGCGACTCTAGCCGGTGGGGCTCCTCCCCAGCGGCGAGCGGCGGTGCCACGGCCAAAGGGGGCCTGCGCTAACCCATAGAGGGGCACAGCACCGATGGAGAGGGCCCATAGACGGCCGGCCACAGAAGCCAGTGGCTCGAGCCCGCCGGAACTGGCGGCGACGGCGCTCCGGCGGCCGCGGTGACCGAAAAAGGGGCGCAGGAGGGGTGTCGTGATGCGACGGATGCGTAGCGACGCTCGGTGTAGGCGCAGGAGGGCTGTAGGCGAGGGAGCAGCGGTGGCacgggagctcggcggcggcggccatggtggggcgAGCTCTGGCGCGAATGCACGGCACCGAGAGCGAGCGAGAGCGCAGAGGAAGGGCCGAGGGAGTGAGGGCGAGTCGCTCTGGTGCTCCATTACATCGAGTGAAGCGCGGGGCACGCGACAGAGAGCAACGGCGCATGGCGTCCACGTCCACAACACGCGTCGCTCACTGAGACAAAACTCCGAACAGGTGGCGGGCGACGGTGAGGGCGGCGTGGGGAGCCGACTTCGACCATCTCAGGTGCGAATTGGACATTGGGCCTAAAACGAAGTTTGAAGCCCGcgaactgctcttcatttttcatttagagaccaaggtcattagagctcttcaacagcgggta includes:
- the LOC136461279 gene encoding exocyst complex component EXO70B2-like — its product is MGSVRNRDEDDSAYMIGTYDLPSFGSFHHLSSGSTYTSSILSSFFRDSCSTGSGLDITRLDDTALENTASVFDDTRFSDIFGHVSIGAFKEVAASHPNLADQSQELHQAFHTKCIEVLTRCRFAGGTDSVLGVDCKGLEGEQWRIIKSWPAALEYIVRVLNAALMQPKQNRTAKVLNTLQLQLLKQNRRACTLYDAFPTLSRVFGEEFVKKETEGVFAALKDSSLEIIRELKVLVQTYSPKKVPMEGSILTITGYLMKYIRLLVNHIGSLDMILCRSQANGPLTIEGVNMTGRLATGLIADLESVLKEKSSIYASEPGLQSLFLMNNAHFILQEVEESDVRLMVGAEWIKKRCYHIKQYKTDYLSSSWKQVVHHLETATSTSPPKRRMNNFLKIFYSTPSPLKSFESALNKTWKS